Proteins found in one Poecilia reticulata strain Guanapo linkage group LG6, Guppy_female_1.0+MT, whole genome shotgun sequence genomic segment:
- the spata2l gene encoding spermatogenesis associated 2-like: MRGVDLVQAYDRVLEQQILGRGSCRACQDEALRSEVEGLLATSDPRELHGLGLEPLRLMEEVLEARPGSGLRGLARTFEVLEQAALNLYLGPWREEYRVIKMYSGTFTHCVAPVLSAPQTEEVFGLLGYRPGPAQTRLLRLQPSGGPVAPRELLRLACAFFLARCECRLLLAALGKRGGARRELGVVRERRRGQRLQVAVDNAERLLSVPQDAEGQLDLYREDSTAPPGGQRRSNGPVAAPRSRLGPVVSPPLEADRGRPHDLCGCLSAPPLGLQRCLDCGVLHDVTCVRLTDCRLQRHQVEPASGVPETGPETGEERPRDAVPEDTAALQPISYHCEAASANPHLLCLTCRAVHGSACVEGRLCRSAHRTRRLGTCSCGKSCCGTPRVLCLYCGDEFCRDCWYKNPLTCVCGRSFHLSTDLSSSV; the protein is encoded by the exons ATGCGCGGTGTGGACCTGGTCCAGGCGTACGACCGGGTTCTGGAGCAGCAGATCCTGGGTCGGGGGTCGTGCCGGGCCTGTCAGGACGAGGcgttgaggtcagaggtcgaggGCCTCCTGGCGACCTCCGACCCCCGGGAGCTGCACGGCCTGGGCCTGGAGCCGCTGCGGCTGATGGAAGAGGTTCTGGAGGCCCGGCCCGGTTCGGGTCTGCGCGGCCTGGCCCGGACCTTCGAGGTTCTGGAGCAGGCGGCGCTGAACCTGTACCTGGGCCCCTGGAGGGAGGAGTACCGGGTGATCAAG ATGTACTCCGGTACCTTCACCCACTGCGTCGCTCCGGTACTTTCGGCGCCGCAGACAGAGGAGGTGTTCGGCCTGCTGGGGtaccggcccggcccggcccagACCCGGTTGCTGCGCCTGCAGCCCTCCGGCGGCCCGGTGGCGCCGCGGGAGCTGCTGCGTCTGGCCTGCGCCTTCTTCCTGGCCCGCTGCGAGTGTCGCCTCCTGCTGGCCGCCCTGGGGAAGCGTGGCGGCGCCCGCCGGGAGCTCGGCGTGGTGCGGGAGCGGCGACGAGGCCAGCGGCTGCAG GTTGCCGTCGACAACGCTGAGCGGCTGCTGTCCGTCCCGCAGGACGCAGAGGGACAGCTGGACCTGTACCGGGAGGACAGCacggcgccccctggtggccagcGGCGCAGTAACGGGCCGGTGGCGGCGCCCCGCAGCAGGCTTGGTCCGGTCGTCTCGCCGCCGCTGGAGGCGGACAGAGGGCGACCCCATGACCTCTGCGGCTGTCTCAGTGCGCCTCCGCTCGGTCTGCAGCGCTGCCTGGACTGCGGTGTCCTCCATGACGTCACTTGCGTCCGCTTGACCGACTGCAGACTGCAGCGCCACCAGGTGGAGCCGGCGAGCGGCGTCCCAGAGACGGGGCCGGAGACAGGGGAGGAGCGTCCCCGAGACGCCGTCCCCGAGGACACGGCCGcccttcagccaatcagctaCCACTGCGAAGCGGCCAGCGCCAACCCCCACCTACTGTGCCTCACCTGCAGAGCCGTTCACGGCAGCGCCTGCGTGGAGGGCAGGCTGTGCCGCTCGGCCCACCGGACCCGCCGCCTGGGGACGTGTTCCTGCGGGAAGTCCTGCTGCGGGACGCCGCGCGTCCTGTGCCTCTACTGCGGCGACGAGTTCTGCAGGGACTGCTGGTACAAGAACCCGCTGACCTGCGTCTGTGGACGCAGCTTCCACCTGTCCACCGACCTGTCCAGCTCCGTCTGA